In Streptomyces sp. 71268, the DNA window CCCGGTACGCGGCCGAGGCCGCCGAGCTGGCCCTCGGCAAGGGGGCCCGGGAGCTGGCCGGCCGGCTCCAGCGCGTGCAGCAGGTACTCGGCGACCACCAGGACAGCGTGCGGGCCCGCGAGGCGCTGCGGGCCATCGCGGTGCGCGCGCACGCGGCGGGCGAGAGCACGTTCACGCTCGGGCTGCTGTACGGCCGCGAGGAGGCCGTCGCGGCGGCCCGCGAGCGCGAACTCCCCTACGTGTGGGCCGCCGTCCTCGACCCGCCACCGCGCCGACTGCTGTGACCGACCCCACCCCCGGCGAGCCCGCCCTGCGCGCCCGCCCCCGGCCCGGGAACCGCGGCCGGGGCGGGCGGTGGGAGTGAGGGCCGCGTGGGGCGGGTTAGGCTTGAGGGTCACCCGTCCCTCGCCGTCGGCGGTGGGGCGTGTCCTCCGTCAGCTCACGAAGGTTCCCGGGTATGTCTGCCGAATCGGTCTTCCCGCAGCTCGAAGCTCTGCTCCCGCATGTGCAGAAGCCGATCCAGTACGTGGGTGGAGAGCTGAACTCCACCGTGAAGAAGTGGGACGAGTGTGACGTCCGCTGGGCGCTCATGTATCCCGACGCGTACGAGGTCGGCCTGCCCAACCAGGGCGTCATGATCCTCTACGAGGTGCTGAACGAGCGCGAGGGCGTGCTCGCCGAGCGCACCTACAGCGTCTGGCCCGACCTCGAGGAGCTGATGCGCGAGCACGGCGTGCCGCAGTTCACCGTGGACAGCCACCGGCCGGTCAGCGCGTTCGACGTCTTCGGCCTGAGCTTCTCCACCGAGCTGGGCTACACCAACATGCTCACCGCGCTCGACCTCGCGGGCATCCCGCTGGAGGCCGCGCGGCGCACCGAGGACCACCCCGTCGTCGTCGCCGGTGGGCACGCGGCGTTCAACCCCGAGCCGATCGCCGACTTCATCGACTGCGCGGTCATCGGCGACGGCGAGCAGGCCGTCCTGGAGATCACCGAGATCGTCCGTGGCTGGAAGGCCGAGGGCCGCCCCGGGGGCCGCGAGGAGCTGCTGCTGCGCCTCGCCAGGACCGGCGGGGTCTACGTGCCCGGCTTCTACGACGTCGAGTACCTGCCCGACGGGCGCATCGGCCGCGTCGTGCCCAACCGGTCCGGCGTGCCGTGGCGGGTCTCCAAGCACACCGTCATGGACCTGGACGAGTGGCCCTACCCCAAGCAGCCGCTGGTCCCGCTCGCCGAGACCGTGCACGAGCGGATGTCGGTCGAGATCTTCCGCGGCTGCACCCGTGGCTGCCGGTTCTGCCAGGCCGGCATGATCACCCGCCCGGTGCGCGAGCGCAGCATCACCGGCATCGGCGAGATGGTGGAGAAGGGCCTGAAGGCCACCGGCTTCGAGGAGGTCGGCCTCCTCTCGCTGTCCTCGGCCGACCACACCGAGATCGGCGACATCGCCAAGGGGCTGGCCGACCGGTACGAAGAGGACAAGATCGGCCTGTCGCTGCCCTCCACCCGGGTGGACGCGTTCAACATCGACCTGGCCAACGAGCTGACCCGCAACGGCCGCCGCTCGGGCCTGACCTTCGCGCCCGAGGGCGGCTCGGAGCGCATCCGCAAGGTCATCAACAAGATGGTCTCGGAAGAGGACCTGATCCGCACCGTCGCCACGGCGTACGGCAACGGCTGGCGGCAGGTGAAGCTGTACTTCATGTGCGGGCTGCCCACCGAGACCGACGAGGACGTGCTCCAGATCGGCGACATGGCGGTCAACGTGATCGCCAAGGGCCGCGAGGTCTCCAAGTCCAACGACATCCGCTGCACCGTCTCCATCGGCGGCTTCGTGCCCAAGCCGCACACGCCGTTCCAGTGGGCGCCGCAGCTCTCCGTCGAGGAGACCGACGCGCGCCTGGAGAAGCTGCGCGACAAGATCCGCGGCGACAAGAAGTACGGCCGCTCCATCGGCTTCCGCTACCACGACGGCAAGCCCGGCATCGTCGAGGGCCTGCTCTCGCGCGGCGACCGGCGGGTGGGCGCGGTCATCCGCGCGGTGTACGAGGACGGCGGCCGGTTCGACGGCTGGCGCGAGCACTTCTCGTACGAGCGCTGGATGCGCTGCGCCGAGAAGACGCTGCCGGACTTCGGCGTGGACGTGGACTGGTACACCACGCGCGAGCGCACCTACGAGGAGGTGCTCCCCTGGGACCACCTGGACTCCGGCCTGGACAAGGACTGGCTCTGGGAGGACTGGCAGGACGCGCTCGACGAGACCGAGGTCGAGGACTGCCGCTGGACGCCGTGCTTCGACTGTGGCGTCTGCCCCCAGATGGACACCAGCATCCAGATCGGCCCCACGGGCAAGAAGCTGCTGCCGCTGACCGTCGTCGGGGGCGGCGGCTCCTAAGACGCCATCAGGCCGGCCTGGCCCGCGCCGGCCGGCCCCACAGCCCCGTCCACCCCGAGGTCAGTCGGGGTGGACGGGGCTGTGGTGTGCTTTCGCGCGGCGTGGGTAGGCTCGCGCACCGGGCTACGGGGAGGGCCGGTGCATGAAGCCGCTGGAGGCGGGCGATCCGCGGTCGGTGGGTGGATACGAGCTGCTCGGGCGGCTCGGCAGCGGCGGCATGGGCGTGGTCTTCCTCGGCCGCGCCGTCACCGGACACATCGCCGCCCTCAAGGTGGCGCGCGCCGAGCTGGCC includes these proteins:
- a CDS encoding TIGR03960 family B12-binding radical SAM protein, giving the protein MSAESVFPQLEALLPHVQKPIQYVGGELNSTVKKWDECDVRWALMYPDAYEVGLPNQGVMILYEVLNEREGVLAERTYSVWPDLEELMREHGVPQFTVDSHRPVSAFDVFGLSFSTELGYTNMLTALDLAGIPLEAARRTEDHPVVVAGGHAAFNPEPIADFIDCAVIGDGEQAVLEITEIVRGWKAEGRPGGREELLLRLARTGGVYVPGFYDVEYLPDGRIGRVVPNRSGVPWRVSKHTVMDLDEWPYPKQPLVPLAETVHERMSVEIFRGCTRGCRFCQAGMITRPVRERSITGIGEMVEKGLKATGFEEVGLLSLSSADHTEIGDIAKGLADRYEEDKIGLSLPSTRVDAFNIDLANELTRNGRRSGLTFAPEGGSERIRKVINKMVSEEDLIRTVATAYGNGWRQVKLYFMCGLPTETDEDVLQIGDMAVNVIAKGREVSKSNDIRCTVSIGGFVPKPHTPFQWAPQLSVEETDARLEKLRDKIRGDKKYGRSIGFRYHDGKPGIVEGLLSRGDRRVGAVIRAVYEDGGRFDGWREHFSYERWMRCAEKTLPDFGVDVDWYTTRERTYEEVLPWDHLDSGLDKDWLWEDWQDALDETEVEDCRWTPCFDCGVCPQMDTSIQIGPTGKKLLPLTVVGGGGS